From the genome of Hymenobacter cellulosilyticus, one region includes:
- a CDS encoding polynucleotide kinase-phosphatase: MPYTTLKLPELSLVLLIGTSGAGKSTFARRLFRGSEIVSSDQCRLLVADDENDQAATPDAFALLHYLVGLRLKRGLLTVVDATNVQPEARKTLVQLARDYHVLPTAIILDVPDRVAEDRNRARTERQHLGRHVIPQQRQQLRRSLKTLKAEGFRHIFHLRGTEEVDAVQTIVRDPLYSNRKQDTGPFDIIGDVHGCYDELLQLLTTLGYAVETEPIEDVRDLGVHVTAPAGRRALFLGDLVDRGPASPQVLRLVMSMVQGGQALCVPGNHDIKLLRHLNGKQVNDQHGFAETLAQLALESDTFKNQVRQFLDNLVSHYVLDGGKLVVAHAGMREEMQGRGSGAVRAFALFGETTGEIDEFGLPVRYNWASEYRGRAMVVYGHTPVPEAEWLNNTIDIDTGCVFGGRLTALRYPERELVAVPAAQVYCEPVRPLDYLRRLSEATNAQTSPKNLTAQQQHDDLLDIQDVLGKQIIKTRLLPSVTIREENATAALEVMSRFALNPKWLLYLPPTMSPSETSALPDMLEHPAEAFDYFRRQGLSRVVCEEKHMGSRVVVVLAKDEDAARRRFGVVGEGPGKVYTRTGRNFFNDPALEAAFLEKLQAALTAAGFWERFQTDWLCLDAELLPWSAKAQELIKNQYAAVAAAATAALPEAAAVLTQAATRGLDGVEALLARTTARQTAAQHYAEAYRRYCWPVESLTDLRLAPFHLLATEGKTYFDKDHAWHMETLRALSQADESLLRATPYRVVHLQDIADVEAATQWWTDLTAAGGEGMVVKPYDFIPEGKTLVQPALKCRGREYLRIIYGPDYLLPGNLERLRERGVKAKRNLALREFTLGVEGLERFVAGQPLRAVHQCVFGVLALESEAVDPRL; encoded by the coding sequence ATGCCCTACACTACTCTTAAGCTGCCCGAACTTTCCCTGGTATTGCTCATCGGCACGTCCGGGGCCGGCAAATCCACGTTTGCCCGCCGCCTGTTCCGGGGCTCCGAAATCGTGTCGTCGGACCAGTGCCGCCTGCTCGTGGCCGACGATGAAAACGACCAAGCCGCCACCCCCGACGCCTTTGCCTTGCTGCACTACCTGGTGGGCTTGCGCCTCAAGCGCGGCCTGCTCACGGTAGTGGACGCCACCAACGTGCAGCCCGAAGCCCGCAAAACCCTGGTGCAGCTGGCCCGCGACTACCACGTGCTGCCCACGGCCATCATCCTGGACGTGCCCGACCGGGTGGCCGAGGACCGGAACCGCGCCCGCACTGAGCGGCAGCACCTGGGCCGCCACGTGATACCGCAGCAGCGGCAGCAGCTGCGCCGGAGCCTCAAAACGCTTAAAGCTGAGGGTTTTCGCCACATCTTTCACCTGCGCGGCACTGAGGAAGTGGACGCCGTGCAGACCATCGTGCGCGACCCGCTCTACAGCAACCGCAAGCAGGACACCGGCCCCTTCGACATCATCGGCGACGTGCACGGCTGCTACGACGAGCTCCTGCAACTACTCACTACCTTGGGCTACGCCGTAGAAACCGAACCTATAGAGGACGTGCGCGACCTGGGCGTGCACGTGACGGCTCCGGCCGGCCGCCGGGCCCTGTTTCTGGGTGACTTGGTGGACCGGGGGCCGGCTTCCCCGCAGGTCTTGCGGTTGGTGATGAGCATGGTGCAGGGCGGGCAGGCCCTGTGCGTGCCCGGCAACCACGACATCAAGCTGCTGCGCCACCTCAACGGCAAGCAGGTCAACGACCAGCATGGCTTTGCCGAAACTCTGGCCCAGCTGGCTTTGGAATCCGACACGTTCAAGAATCAGGTGCGGCAGTTTCTGGACAATCTGGTGAGCCATTACGTGCTGGATGGCGGCAAGCTGGTGGTGGCCCATGCTGGCATGCGCGAAGAAATGCAGGGCCGGGGCTCGGGCGCCGTGCGGGCCTTTGCCCTGTTTGGCGAAACCACCGGCGAAATCGACGAGTTTGGTTTGCCGGTGCGCTACAACTGGGCCTCCGAGTACCGCGGCCGGGCCATGGTGGTGTATGGCCACACGCCCGTGCCCGAGGCTGAATGGCTCAATAACACCATCGACATTGACACCGGCTGCGTGTTTGGCGGCCGGCTCACTGCCCTGCGCTACCCCGAGCGGGAGCTGGTAGCCGTACCCGCCGCCCAGGTCTACTGCGAGCCGGTCCGGCCCCTGGACTACCTGCGCCGCCTCAGCGAAGCTACTAACGCGCAAACCTCGCCCAAGAACCTTACCGCCCAGCAGCAGCACGACGATTTGCTCGACATCCAGGACGTACTGGGCAAGCAGATCATCAAAACCCGCCTGCTGCCGTCGGTAACCATTCGGGAGGAAAACGCCACGGCGGCCCTGGAAGTCATGTCGCGCTTTGCCCTGAACCCGAAGTGGCTGCTTTACCTGCCGCCCACTATGAGCCCCTCGGAAACCAGTGCCCTGCCCGATATGCTGGAGCACCCGGCCGAAGCCTTCGACTACTTCCGCCGCCAGGGCCTGAGCCGGGTGGTGTGCGAGGAAAAGCACATGGGCAGCCGCGTGGTAGTGGTATTGGCCAAAGACGAGGATGCCGCCCGGCGCCGCTTCGGCGTGGTGGGCGAAGGTCCCGGCAAGGTGTATACCCGCACCGGCCGCAACTTCTTCAACGACCCGGCCCTGGAAGCTGCTTTCCTCGAAAAGCTGCAAGCGGCCCTGACGGCGGCCGGCTTCTGGGAGCGGTTCCAGACCGACTGGCTGTGCCTCGATGCCGAACTGCTGCCGTGGTCGGCCAAGGCCCAGGAGCTGATCAAGAACCAGTACGCTGCCGTAGCCGCCGCGGCCACCGCCGCCCTGCCCGAAGCTGCCGCCGTACTCACCCAGGCCGCCACCCGTGGCCTCGACGGCGTGGAGGCCCTGCTGGCCCGCACCACGGCCCGGCAAACTGCTGCCCAGCACTACGCCGAGGCCTACCGCCGCTACTGCTGGCCGGTGGAAAGCCTGACGGATTTGCGCTTGGCCCCGTTTCACCTACTGGCCACAGAGGGCAAAACCTACTTCGACAAGGACCACGCCTGGCACATGGAAACCCTGCGCGCCCTCAGCCAGGCCGACGAAAGTCTGCTGCGGGCCACACCCTACCGCGTCGTGCACCTGCAAGACATTGCCGACGTGGAAGCTGCCACCCAGTGGTGGACCGACCTGACGGCGGCCGGCGGCGAAGGCATGGTAGTGAAGCCCTACGACTTCATTCCCGAGGGCAAAACCCTGGTGCAGCCGGCGCTAAAGTGCCGGGGCCGGGAGTACCTGCGCATCATCTACGGCCCGGATTATTTGCTGCCCGGCAACCTGGAGCGCCTGCGCGAGCGGGGAGTGAAAGCCAAGCGCAACCTGGCCTTGCGGGAGTTTACCCTGGGCGTAGAAGGCTTGGAGCGGTTCGTGGCCGGGCAGCCGCTGCGGGCCGTGCACCAGTGCGTGTTCGGGGTGCTGGCCCTGGAAAGTGAGGCCGTCGACCCGCGGCTGTAA
- a CDS encoding TIGR04282 family arsenosugar biosynthesis glycosyltransferase produces the protein MADHLLIFARHPALGLVKTRLAHTVGEEEALRVYEELLHHTRTAADGVAATKTLWLAGEPPMGPTFFADWRGYGQRPQPTGELGERMHHAFEAAFAEGASRVVIIGTDCPELSSADLEQAFAHLASHDVVVGPALDGGYYLLGMTTLVADFFRGKAWSTDSVLTDTLADANRLGLRLGQLPPLSDVDTASDLLAWQSRRA, from the coding sequence ATGGCTGACCATCTACTCATTTTTGCCCGACACCCGGCGCTGGGCCTCGTCAAAACCCGCCTGGCGCACACGGTAGGCGAGGAAGAAGCCCTGCGCGTGTACGAAGAACTGCTGCACCACACCCGCACGGCCGCCGACGGTGTGGCCGCTACCAAAACCCTGTGGCTGGCCGGGGAGCCGCCGATGGGCCCAACTTTCTTCGCCGATTGGCGGGGCTACGGGCAGCGGCCTCAACCCACTGGGGAGCTGGGGGAAAGAATGCACCATGCCTTTGAAGCCGCCTTTGCCGAAGGCGCCAGCCGGGTTGTAATCATCGGGACCGACTGCCCCGAGCTGTCCAGTGCTGATTTAGAGCAGGCGTTTGCCCACCTCGCCAGCCACGATGTAGTCGTGGGGCCGGCCCTGGATGGGGGCTATTACCTGCTAGGCATGACCACCTTGGTAGCCGATTTTTTCCGCGGCAAAGCCTGGAGTACCGACTCAGTACTGACTGACACCCTGGCCGACGCCAACCGTTTGGGCCTGCGCCTGGGCCAGCTCCCACCCCTGAGCGACGTTGACACCGCCAGTGACTTGCTGGCCTGGCAAAGCCGCCGCGCATAG
- a CDS encoding SDR family oxidoreductase yields MPPGCLAAPAGSKGVFAGKVAVVTGSESGIGRETARLLCQQGAAVVLNGRNAERLEATRQEFEAAGFAVASCLADVTDYAACETLIDTAIRTFGQLDILITNASISQRAYFADMQPEVFRQVLDSNVYGTVYPLKAALPYLTQTKGSVTFISSISALNGMPSGSAYCAGKAAVSNLAHTLRLELAATGIHFGVVHIGFTQNDPEKRVLDAAGQPVPIAHRPPRWQKTQAEVAGIILSHIRRRRQRTVISALGRLIVLVHTWLPRLGDWIVLRTTRRLRHFYE; encoded by the coding sequence TTGCCGCCCGGCTGCCTGGCCGCCCCGGCCGGTAGCAAGGGCGTGTTTGCGGGCAAAGTGGCTGTTGTGACCGGCTCGGAATCAGGAATTGGACGTGAAACGGCCCGCCTGCTATGCCAACAAGGGGCTGCCGTGGTGCTCAACGGCCGCAACGCTGAGCGGCTGGAAGCTACCCGCCAGGAGTTCGAAGCCGCCGGCTTTGCCGTAGCCAGCTGCCTGGCCGACGTAACCGACTACGCCGCCTGCGAAACGCTAATTGATACCGCCATCCGGACCTTTGGGCAGCTCGATATTCTGATTACCAACGCCAGCATTTCCCAGCGGGCCTACTTCGCCGACATGCAGCCCGAAGTATTCCGCCAGGTGCTCGACAGCAACGTGTACGGCACCGTGTACCCGCTCAAGGCGGCCTTGCCCTACCTCACCCAAACCAAAGGCAGCGTTACGTTTATTTCCTCTATTTCGGCCCTGAACGGCATGCCCAGCGGCTCGGCCTACTGCGCCGGCAAAGCGGCGGTGTCGAACCTGGCCCACACGCTGCGGCTGGAGCTGGCCGCTACTGGCATTCACTTCGGCGTGGTTCATATCGGCTTCACCCAGAACGACCCCGAAAAGCGCGTCCTCGATGCGGCTGGTCAGCCCGTACCCATTGCCCACCGCCCGCCCCGCTGGCAGAAAACCCAGGCCGAAGTGGCCGGCATTATCCTGAGCCACATCCGGCGGCGGCGGCAGCGTACCGTTATTTCGGCCCTGGGGCGGCTTATCGTGCTGGTACACACCTGGCTGCCCCGCCTCGGCGACTGGATAGTGCTGCGAACCACCCGCCGGCTGCGGCATTTCTACGAGTAA
- a CDS encoding 3' terminal RNA ribose 2'-O-methyltransferase Hen1, protein MLLTITTTHQPATDLGYLLHKNPARLQTLEVAGGQVHIFYPEATAERCTAAVLLDIDPVALVRNHRGPAGEGFALEQYVNDRPYVASSFLSAALIKAFNTAMNGTCKDRPELPEVLLPLEATVAVMPAASAEQLERLFAPLGYEVETEAHILDPTVPDWGNSRYFTLRLRHPALRLHDLLSHLYVLIPVLDNDKHYWVNAQEAEKLLHRGAAWLPQHPDREFITRRYLRNLAEYVNPTLERLLAGDGVATDEWPEAALPLAPADAATEAALSAADLGASEPVAEKQKLHDLRLDRVAEEISRLGAKRVLDLGCGEGKLVRRLLKLPQVEHILAMDVSMRELQRAHERLHVAEMPPRQRERLTLAQGSVLYHDPRLASYDAAAVVEVIEHLDENRLAAFEQVVFARARPGSVLVTTPNADYNQRYEQLSAGHFRHSDHRFEWSRAQFAEWAAGVAERHGYRVRIEPLGPEAAEVGAPSQLAVFER, encoded by the coding sequence ATGCTGCTTACCATCACGACTACCCACCAGCCCGCCACCGATTTGGGCTACCTGCTGCACAAGAACCCGGCCCGCCTGCAAACCTTGGAGGTAGCCGGTGGCCAAGTCCATATTTTTTACCCCGAGGCTACGGCCGAGCGTTGCACGGCGGCTGTGCTGCTCGACATTGACCCCGTGGCCCTGGTGCGCAACCACCGCGGACCGGCCGGCGAAGGGTTTGCCCTGGAGCAGTACGTGAATGACCGGCCCTACGTGGCCTCCTCGTTTCTGAGCGCGGCTTTGATTAAGGCCTTCAACACGGCCATGAACGGCACCTGCAAGGACCGGCCCGAGCTACCCGAGGTGCTCCTGCCCCTGGAAGCCACCGTGGCCGTGATGCCCGCGGCCAGCGCCGAGCAATTGGAGCGGCTGTTTGCACCCCTGGGCTACGAAGTCGAAACCGAGGCTCACATCCTGGACCCGACCGTGCCTGACTGGGGCAACAGCCGCTACTTTACCCTGCGCCTGCGCCACCCGGCCCTGCGCCTGCACGACCTGCTCAGCCACCTCTACGTGCTGATTCCGGTGCTCGACAACGACAAGCACTACTGGGTAAACGCCCAGGAAGCCGAGAAGCTGCTGCACCGGGGCGCGGCCTGGCTGCCCCAGCACCCCGACCGGGAGTTTATTACCCGCCGCTACCTGCGCAACCTGGCCGAATACGTGAATCCGACTCTGGAACGCCTGCTCGCCGGCGACGGAGTGGCGACGGACGAGTGGCCGGAAGCCGCCCTACCGCTGGCGCCCGCCGATGCTGCCACCGAAGCTGCTCTGAGCGCTGCCGACCTGGGCGCCTCCGAGCCGGTGGCCGAAAAGCAGAAGCTCCACGACCTGCGCCTGGACCGGGTGGCCGAAGAAATAAGCCGTCTGGGCGCCAAGCGGGTGCTGGATCTGGGCTGCGGTGAAGGCAAGCTGGTGCGCCGCCTGCTCAAGCTGCCGCAGGTGGAGCACATTCTGGCGATGGACGTGTCGATGCGGGAACTGCAGCGGGCCCACGAGCGGCTGCACGTGGCCGAAATGCCCCCGCGGCAGCGCGAGCGGCTCACCCTGGCCCAGGGCTCGGTGCTGTACCACGACCCGCGCCTGGCCAGCTACGACGCGGCCGCCGTGGTGGAAGTCATTGAGCACCTCGACGAAAATCGGCTGGCCGCCTTCGAGCAGGTCGTTTTTGCCCGCGCCCGGCCCGGCTCCGTACTCGTGACCACGCCCAACGCCGACTATAACCAGCGCTACGAGCAGCTCTCGGCCGGCCATTTCCGCCACTCCGACCACCGCTTCGAGTGGAGCCGGGCGCAGTTTGCGGAATGGGCCGCGGGTGTAGCAGAGCGCCACGGCTACCGGGTGCGCATCGAGCCCTTGGGCCCGGAAGCAGCGGAAGTTGGGGCACCCTCGCAGCTGGCGGTATTTGAGCGGTAA
- a CDS encoding methyltransferase domain-containing protein — translation MEQHIQAQVQDYYGTELQSSNDLKTNACCTDDIPAAHKRILAQLESEVLEKYYGCGVCIPSAVEGLTVLDLGSGSGRDAYLLSKLVGEQGRVIGVDMTEEQLAVARRHVATHTERFGYQQPNVEFRHGFIEDLHSAGLANNSVDLVVSNCVLNLSTDKAATYREIFRVLKPGGELFIADVFSDRRVPEALRQDPVLYGECLSGALYIEDFRRLLRELGIRDYRLTAQRRLTIGNAEIERKVGNIKFYSLTVRAFKLDLEDQCEDYGQVATYLGTSPTSPTVLP, via the coding sequence ATGGAGCAACATATTCAGGCCCAGGTGCAGGACTATTATGGCACCGAGCTGCAATCCAGCAACGACCTGAAAACCAACGCCTGCTGCACCGACGATATTCCGGCAGCCCACAAGCGGATTCTGGCCCAGTTGGAGTCGGAAGTGCTGGAGAAGTACTACGGCTGCGGCGTGTGCATTCCCTCGGCCGTGGAAGGCCTTACCGTGCTCGACCTGGGCTCGGGCTCGGGCCGCGACGCCTACTTGCTGTCCAAGCTGGTGGGTGAGCAGGGCCGCGTGATTGGGGTGGATATGACGGAGGAACAATTGGCCGTGGCCCGCCGCCACGTGGCCACGCACACCGAGCGGTTTGGCTACCAGCAGCCCAACGTGGAGTTCCGCCACGGCTTTATCGAAGACCTGCACTCAGCTGGCCTTGCAAACAACAGCGTGGATTTGGTAGTAAGCAACTGCGTGCTCAACTTGAGCACCGACAAGGCCGCCACGTACCGCGAGATTTTCCGAGTGCTCAAGCCCGGCGGCGAGCTGTTTATTGCCGACGTATTCTCGGACCGGCGCGTGCCCGAAGCCCTGCGCCAGGACCCGGTACTCTACGGCGAGTGCCTCAGCGGCGCCCTCTACATCGAGGATTTCCGCCGCCTGCTGCGCGAGCTGGGCATCCGCGACTACCGCCTCACGGCCCAGCGCCGCCTTACCATCGGCAACGCCGAGATTGAGCGCAAAGTGGGCAACATCAAGTTCTACTCCCTTACCGTGCGGGCCTTTAAGCTCGATCTGGAAGACCAGTGCGAAGACTACGGGCAGGTGGCTACCTACCTGGGCACTTCCCCGACGAGCCCCACAGTTTTACCCTAG
- a CDS encoding DNA polymerase beta superfamily protein encodes MTSSETGLTIDYLRQHGLIIFEAVSGSRAYGTDLPHSDTDLKGVFVLPEELYYGLDYVPQVANSTNDEVFYELRRFVELLLKNNPTALEILGTPADCIRFEHPLFRAFRPAQFLSKLCRQTFAEYAVAQIRKAKGLNKKINNPEPPARKSVLDFCYVTVGAGAMPADKWLDRQDYAAGQCGLANVPHLTDLYALFVDTAEVPRLGYRGLVKDAETSNDVLLSTVPKGEVPVAYLSFNRNGYSTYCRVYKEYWDWVSRRNVERYENTVQHGKNYDAKNMLHVFRLLRTALEIATTGQLHVRRPDRDFLLQIRRGEFEYEALVAEAETLVQQVDAAFAESTLPDAPDKQRAVELLIQMRRQFYAAR; translated from the coding sequence ATGACCTCGAGCGAAACCGGCCTGACCATCGACTACCTGCGGCAGCACGGACTTATTATCTTCGAAGCTGTCAGCGGCAGCCGGGCTTACGGCACCGATTTGCCCCACTCCGACACCGATTTGAAGGGCGTGTTTGTGCTGCCCGAAGAGTTGTACTACGGCCTCGACTACGTACCGCAGGTGGCCAATTCAACCAACGACGAGGTGTTTTACGAGCTGCGCCGCTTCGTGGAGTTGCTGCTCAAAAACAACCCTACGGCCCTGGAAATCCTGGGCACGCCCGCCGACTGTATCCGGTTTGAGCACCCGCTGTTCCGGGCGTTTCGGCCCGCGCAGTTCTTGTCCAAGCTCTGCCGCCAAACCTTTGCCGAGTACGCCGTAGCTCAGATTCGCAAAGCTAAGGGGCTCAACAAGAAAATCAACAACCCCGAACCGCCAGCCCGCAAGTCGGTGCTGGACTTCTGCTACGTGACCGTGGGCGCCGGGGCCATGCCGGCCGACAAGTGGCTGGACCGCCAGGACTACGCAGCCGGGCAGTGCGGCCTGGCCAACGTGCCCCACCTGACGGATTTGTACGCCCTGTTCGTGGATACAGCCGAGGTTCCTAGGCTGGGTTACCGGGGCCTGGTCAAGGACGCGGAAACGTCTAACGACGTACTGCTCTCAACTGTGCCCAAGGGCGAGGTGCCGGTGGCGTATCTGTCGTTTAACCGCAACGGCTACTCCACTTACTGCCGGGTGTACAAGGAATACTGGGACTGGGTAAGCCGCCGCAACGTGGAGCGCTACGAAAACACGGTGCAGCACGGCAAAAACTACGACGCCAAAAATATGCTGCACGTGTTCCGGCTGCTGCGCACGGCCCTGGAAATTGCCACCACCGGCCAGCTCCACGTGCGCCGCCCCGACCGGGACTTTCTGCTCCAAATCCGCCGCGGCGAGTTCGAGTACGAAGCCCTGGTAGCCGAAGCCGAAACCCTGGTCCAGCAGGTGGACGCCGCTTTTGCCGAATCAACCTTACCCGACGCGCCCGACAAGCAGCGCGCCGTGGAGCTGCTGATTCAAATGCGCCGACAGTTTTATGCTGCCCGGTAG
- a CDS encoding DUF305 domain-containing protein, which produces MKTSAFFLAALSAGTLLLSSCGDAKTSETATSDTSAAADSAAGMDHSQMNHAAAPDMMGLMHGMMKNMDSFQPAGNTDYDFAQMMMAHHKGAVEMSALELKDGKDATLRAMAEKILADQQQEILDLDAAATRLDGVPANYKPTDPADPFTSKMKTSMDGMMTNMGQASGNVDQDYANLMVPHHQSAVDMARAEVAHGRDAKLKQMAQQMIAAQEKEIQQFKDWQAKNGGQTKPSAATYECPMGDGGRSNAPGKCPKCGMDLEKKA; this is translated from the coding sequence ATGAAAACCTCCGCTTTCTTCCTGGCCGCGCTTTCTGCTGGCACGCTCCTGCTCAGCAGCTGCGGCGACGCCAAAACCTCCGAAACGGCTACCTCGGACACTTCGGCTGCCGCTGATTCAGCGGCCGGTATGGACCACTCGCAGATGAACCATGCAGCCGCCCCCGACATGATGGGCCTGATGCACGGCATGATGAAGAATATGGACAGCTTCCAGCCCGCCGGCAACACCGACTACGACTTTGCCCAGATGATGATGGCCCACCATAAGGGCGCCGTGGAAATGTCGGCCCTGGAACTCAAAGACGGTAAGGACGCCACGCTGCGGGCTATGGCCGAGAAAATTCTGGCCGACCAGCAGCAGGAAATTCTGGACCTGGATGCCGCTGCCACCCGCCTCGATGGGGTTCCGGCCAACTACAAGCCCACCGACCCGGCCGACCCGTTCACGAGCAAGATGAAGACCTCGATGGACGGTATGATGACCAACATGGGCCAGGCCAGCGGCAACGTGGATCAGGACTACGCCAACCTGATGGTGCCCCACCACCAGAGCGCCGTGGACATGGCCCGGGCCGAAGTAGCCCACGGCCGCGACGCCAAGCTCAAGCAGATGGCCCAGCAAATGATTGCGGCCCAGGAAAAGGAAATTCAGCAATTCAAAGACTGGCAGGCCAAAAACGGTGGCCAAACCAAGCCGAGCGCCGCCACCTACGAGTGCCCCATGGGCGACGGGGGCCGTAGCAACGCTCCCGGCAAGTGCCCTAAGTGCGGCATGGACCTGGAGAAGAAAGCCTAG
- a CDS encoding heavy-metal-associated domain-containing protein — MKTLQFKTNINCGGCIKAVTPTLNGEQAISSWQVDTANPDKILTITGELEEAQVIALVEDAGFQAQAV; from the coding sequence ATGAAAACCCTGCAATTCAAAACCAACATCAACTGCGGCGGCTGCATCAAAGCCGTGACGCCCACGCTGAACGGCGAGCAGGCCATTAGCTCCTGGCAAGTCGATACGGCCAACCCCGACAAGATTCTAACGATTACCGGGGAGCTGGAAGAAGCTCAGGTTATTGCGCTGGTCGAGGATGCCGGCTTCCAGGCCCAGGCCGTGTAG
- a CDS encoding EamA family transporter: MKEVTRFTLPPLPAVLLAIVSVQAGAAIAKGLFPVLGPAATVSLRIGLSALVLLVAVRPRLGQLRAEQWREVIPYGLALGTMNFLFYEALARIPLGLGVTLEFIGPLGLALAGSRRWFDFVWVVLAAAGIALITPWSGQGIDLLGMALALAAGGCWAVYIVLGRRAAGALPGPVAVTVGMLFAALPVVPFGVGSGGLLALTPYLLLLAGLLALFSSVLPFSLEMQALKSMPTRTFSILMSLEPAAAALSGWLLLGEKLTVAQWLAVFFIMAASAGATLTTSKPLPAVGGE; this comes from the coding sequence GTGAAAGAAGTAACCCGCTTTACCCTGCCTCCCCTGCCCGCCGTACTGCTCGCCATTGTGAGCGTACAGGCCGGAGCCGCCATTGCCAAAGGGCTGTTTCCGGTGCTCGGGCCAGCAGCTACGGTTAGCCTGCGTATCGGCTTGTCGGCCCTTGTGCTGCTGGTAGCGGTGCGGCCCCGGCTGGGGCAGCTGCGGGCCGAGCAGTGGCGCGAGGTAATTCCCTACGGCCTGGCCCTGGGCACCATGAACTTTCTGTTTTACGAGGCCCTGGCCCGGATTCCGCTGGGTTTGGGCGTTACGCTGGAGTTTATCGGGCCGCTGGGCCTGGCACTGGCCGGTTCGCGCCGCTGGTTCGACTTCGTGTGGGTGGTGCTGGCTGCGGCGGGCATTGCCCTGATTACGCCCTGGAGCGGGCAGGGCATCGATTTGCTGGGCATGGCCCTGGCCCTGGCCGCCGGCGGGTGCTGGGCCGTGTATATTGTGCTGGGTCGGCGGGCGGCGGGTGCATTGCCGGGTCCGGTGGCCGTGACAGTAGGAATGCTGTTTGCGGCCCTGCCCGTGGTGCCGTTTGGCGTGGGCAGCGGCGGGCTGCTGGCCCTGACGCCCTACTTGCTGCTGCTGGCGGGCTTGCTGGCGCTGTTTTCGAGCGTGCTGCCCTTTTCGCTGGAAATGCAGGCCCTCAAATCTATGCCCACGCGCACATTCAGCATCCTGATGAGTTTGGAGCCGGCCGCCGCGGCTTTGTCGGGTTGGCTGCTGCTGGGTGAGAAACTAACTGTGGCGCAGTGGCTGGCCGTGTTTTTCATCATGGCGGCCAGCGCCGGCGCTACGCTTACGACCAGCAAGCCGCTGCCTGCCGTGGGCGGCGAGTAA
- a CDS encoding nucleotidyltransferase domain-containing protein, whose protein sequence is MHSRIAAALTQLEATHDIRILYACEAGSRAWGFPSPTSDYDVRFIYAQRPAWHLTLDDNPDTLNFPVEDELDLAGWELRKMLRLLRGSNAALFEWLQSPTVYWAAPEFLPALQPLLPATYNLRAGLHHYLGLVRRGLEADLTGGEVRLKRLFYALRSALAARWIRTRHSLPPMEFKPLCAVLPAELSQQVQELLARKAEATEKTTIPQPTELVEFLRHEYAACQAVRDALPVLTGTDPTPELNQLFQRLLTSCFPA, encoded by the coding sequence ATGCACTCCCGTATTGCCGCTGCCCTCACTCAGCTCGAAGCCACCCACGACATCCGCATTCTGTACGCCTGCGAGGCGGGCAGCCGGGCCTGGGGCTTTCCCTCCCCCACCTCCGACTACGACGTGCGCTTCATTTACGCCCAGCGCCCGGCCTGGCACCTTACCCTCGACGACAACCCCGACACGCTCAACTTTCCCGTAGAAGACGAGCTGGACCTGGCCGGCTGGGAATTGCGCAAGATGCTGCGGCTTTTGCGCGGCTCCAACGCGGCTTTGTTTGAGTGGCTCCAGTCGCCGACGGTATACTGGGCGGCGCCGGAGTTCCTGCCGGCCCTGCAGCCACTTCTGCCGGCTACCTATAACCTGAGGGCGGGCCTGCACCACTACCTGGGGCTGGTGCGCCGGGGCCTGGAAGCCGACCTGACCGGGGGAGAAGTGCGGCTCAAGCGGCTGTTTTACGCCCTACGCTCGGCCCTGGCCGCCCGCTGGATCCGGACCCGCCACTCGCTGCCGCCCATGGAGTTCAAGCCCTTGTGCGCGGTGCTGCCCGCGGAACTAAGCCAGCAAGTGCAGGAGCTGTTGGCCCGCAAAGCCGAGGCTACCGAGAAAACGACCATTCCCCAGCCGACGGAACTGGTCGAGTTTCTTAGGCACGAATATGCCGCCTGCCAGGCAGTTCGCGACGCGCTGCCTGTACTTACCGGCACCGACCCCACGCCCGAGCTTAACCAGCTGTTTCAGCGGCTGCTGACGTCCTGTTTTCCCGCCTAG